TCTAAAGGTGGTTTTCCTTGACGATCTAATTTATTGATAAAAGTAAAAATCGGAATTCCCCTCATCCGACATACTTTAAATAATTTAATGGTTTGTGCCTCAATTCCCTTCGCCGCGTCGACAATCATTACAGCACTATCTACAGCCATTAAAGTACGATACGTATCTTCACTGAAATCTTGGTGTCCAGGTGTATCCAAAATATTTACCTGAAATCCCTGATAATCAAATTGCATAACAGAAGAAGTAACTGAGATTCCCCGTTGCTTTTCTATTTCCATCCAATCTGATGTTGCATATTTACCTGTTTTCTTTCCCTTTACAGTACCAGCATCACGAATGGCTCCTCCAAATAATAGAAGTTTTTCCGTTAGAGTTGTTTTCCCTGCATCAGGGTGAGAAATAATCGCAAATGTTCTTCTTGAGAGTACTTCTTCTTTTAATGAATCCATAAATATATGTCAAATCCTTTCGATGAAATCTATCTTTATTGTATTACTTTTTTTATAATGAAAAAACGAAAGTTCACATTTCCCTCGTCCACTGGGCTATTCTTAACGCCATTGCGTAAGCCTCCTGATCAGATACGACTCTAGTTAAGGAATGCTTTAATTTTTGATTCAATTCCTCCCCCGCTTCTTCATACGAAAAAGAAAAGGACCATTCTTTTTCGGGTAGCGCTACTAGAATATATTCTTCTTTTTTATTCTCATAAATATAA
The nucleotide sequence above comes from Oikeobacillus pervagus. Encoded proteins:
- a CDS encoding YueH family protein is translated as MKIRKTVIEEQEVHVYIYENKKEEYILVALPEKEWSFSFSYEEAGEELNQKLKHSLTRVVSDQEAYAMALRIAQWTREM